A single genomic interval of Gopherus evgoodei ecotype Sinaloan lineage chromosome 11, rGopEvg1_v1.p, whole genome shotgun sequence harbors:
- the LOC115659371 gene encoding uncharacterized protein F54H12.2-like: MAFVHCGSEECTKSELDLFQIAPTQTSIEKSIYIEVPPLSAVTESAPIDFFIAGNGIDYMDLNNTLLYLCCKIVKGDGTELAADAEVGLVNYPVASIFSQLDVTLGDRLVSQSNNCYPYRAFIKSVLNYSDDTLATQFSAGLFYKDTAGQHEKTELDGENLGFVKRAKLTAQSRTVELLGHLHSDLFFQEKLLLNGVDVKIKLTRSKDAFCLMGSAAEGFKLRIVSASLFVKKVRVAPGVRLGHAEALLAANAKYPVDRVGMKVFSIPAGSRVPTKPLQPDFEAGRCVREYMNLVQTAGKHMKDRSLLIDREEFAQGYTLFAFDLSPDQECADHYSLIKTGNLRAEIRFGRALTVTVNMIVYGVFDNVIEINQRRNVLFDYM; encoded by the exons atggcttttgttCACTGCGGGTCTGAAGAGTGCACCAAATCCGAACTAGACTTGTTTCAAATAGCCCCTACGCAGACCAGCATCGAGAAAAGCATTTACATCGAGGTGCCACCTCTATCGGCCGTTACGGAGTCTGCCCCCATTGACTTTTTTATAGCAGGGAATGGCATAGATTATATGGATTTAAACAACACGCTGCTTTACCTGTGTTGCAAGATTGTAAAAGGAGACGGAACTGAACTTGCTGCGGACGCCGAAGTGGGCCTGGTGAATTACCCCGTGGCCTCTATTTTCAGTCAGTTGGATGTTACGCTGGGAGACCGCCTTGTAAGCCAAAGCAACAACTGTTACCCTTACAGGGCCTTTATAAAATCAGTGCTCAATTACAGCGATGACACCCTCGCCACGCAATTTTCTGCCGGCCTGTTTTACAAAGACACTGCTGGACAACATGAAAAAACAGAGTTGGATGGAGAGAATCTAGGGTTTGTGAAGCGTGCAAAGCTGACGGCCCAGAGCAGAACGGTAGAGCTGCTGGGCCATCTACACAGTGAcctgttttttcaagaaaaacttttgTTAAACGGAGTGGATGTGAAAATTAAACTGACACGCAGTAAAGACGCCTTCTGTTTAATGGGCAGTGCGGCTGAAGGCTTTAAACTGCGCATTGTATCAGCGTCCCTTTTTGTGAAGAAAGTACGGGTGGCCCCGGGTGTCCGTTTGGGGCATGCAGAGGCCCTGCTTGCCGCTAATGCTAAATACCCCGTGGACCGTGTGGGAATGAAAGTGTTTAGCatccctgcaggcagcagg gtaCCGACCAAGCCTCTGCAACCGGACTTCGAGGCAGGACGCTGCGTGAGAGAATACATGAATCTGGTACAGACAGCTGGTAAACACATGAAAGATCGTTCTCTGTTAATCGACCGTGAGGAGTTTGCACAGGGTTACACCTTGTTTGCCTTTGACCTGTCTCCCGACCAGGAATGCGCAGATCACTATTCCCTGATTAAAACTGGGAACCTGAGAGCAGAAATACGGTTTGGAAGGGCTTTAACGGTTACCGTCAATATGATTGTGTATGGAGTTTTTGACAACGTCATAGAAATAAATCAAAGAAGAAATGTTCTGTTTGACTACATGTGA
- the LOC115659372 gene encoding uncharacterized protein F54H12.2-like, whose amino-acid sequence MAFVHCGSEECTKSELDLFQIAPTQTSIEKSIYIEVPPLSAVTESAPIDFFIAGNGIDYMDLNNTLLYLCCKIVKGDGTELAADAEVGLVNYPVASIFSQLDVTLGDRLVSQSNNCYPYRAFIESVLNYSDDTLATQFSAGLFYKDTAGQHEKTELDGENLGFVKRAKLTAQSRTVELLGHLHSDLFFQEKLLLNGVDVKIKLTRSKDAFCLMGSAAEGFKLRIVSASLFVKKVRVAPGVRLGHAEALLAANAKYPVDRVGMKVFSIPAGSRVPTKPLQPDFEAGRCVREYMNLVQTAGKHMKDRSLLIDREEFAQGYTLFAFDLSPDQECADHYSLIKTGNLRAEIRFGRALTVTVNMIVYGVFDNVIEINQRRNVLFDYM is encoded by the exons atggcttttgttCACTGCGGGTCTGAAGAGTGCACCAAATCCGAACTAGACTTGTTTCAAATAGCCCCTACGCAGACCAGCATCGAGAAAAGCATTTACATCGAGGTGCCACCTCTATCGGCCGTTACGGAGTCTGCCCCCATTGACTTTTTTATAGCAGGGAATGGCATAGATTATATGGATTTAAACAACACGCTGCTTTACCTGTGTTGCAAGATTGTAAAAGGAGACGGAACTGAACTTGCTGCGGACGCCGAAGTGGGCCTGGTGAATTACCCCGTGGCCTCTATTTTCAGTCAGTTGGATGTTACGCTGGGAGACCGCCTTGTAAGCCAAAGCAACAACTGTTACCCTTACAGGGCCTTTATAGAATCAGTGCTCAATTACAGCGATGACACCCTCGCCACGCAATTTTCTGCCGGCCTGTTTTACAAAGACACTGCTGGACAACATGAAAAAACAGAGTTGGATGGAGAGAATCTAGGGTTTGTGAAGCGTGCAAAGCTGACGGCCCAGAGCAGAACGGTAGAGCTGCTGGGCCATCTACACAGTGAcctgttttttcaagaaaaacttttgTTAAACGGAGTGGATGTGAAAATTAAACTGACACGCAGTAAAGACGCCTTCTGTTTAATGGGCAGTGCGGCTGAAGGCTTTAAACTGCGCATTGTATCAGCGTCCCTTTTTGTGAAGAAAGTACGGGTGGCCCCGGGTGTCCGTTTGGGGCATGCAGAGGCCCTGCTTGCCGCTAATGCTAAATACCCCGTGGACCGTGTGGGAATGAAAGTGTTTAGCatccctgcaggcagcagg gtaCCGACCAAGCCTCTGCAACCGGACTTCGAGGCAGGACGCTGCGTGAGAGAATACATGAATCTGGTACAGACAGCTGGTAAACACATGAAAGATCGTTCTCTGTTAATCGACCGTGAGGAGTTTGCACAGGGTTACACCTTGTTTGCCTTTGACCTGTCTCCCGACCAGGAATGCGCAGATCACTATTCCCTGATTAAAACTGGGAACCTGAGAGCAGAAATACGGTTTGGAAGGGCTTTAACGGTTACCGTCAATATGATTGTGTATGGAGTTTTTGACAACGTCATAGAAATAAATCAAAGAAGAAATGTTCTGTTTGACTACATGTGA